Within Micavibrio sp. TMED2, the genomic segment CATCTATGGCGATCTCTATGGTCCTGAGGGCGTGAAGCCGCAAGGCCCGGATACCAGCTTCGTCAAACGCCCGGCGCCGCCGCAGATGACCCTGCACACCAATTTCGGCAAACAGGCGGGCACCCCGAAAGCACCAAAAGCCGACAACGAAAACCGCCCCCTCTGGCGCCAAGTCCTCGGCCTCGGCCGCTAGGCCGTCAGGTGCGTTCCATGTGTATCAGCGGGTAGGGTTTGCCCATGCCGTCGACGGGTGAACGGCCGGTTACGGTAAAGCCGCAATGTTTGTAGAACGCCAGGGCATTCGGGTTCTGCTCATTCACATCCACTGTGCGGGCACCCATCTCGGCGATCGCATAGTCCAGTAACTGGCGACCGATGCCCTTGCCCATATGGGCGGGATCAAGGAATAGCATTTCAATATTGCCCTCGGCCACGCCGATGAAGCCGGTCATCCGTCCAGCCGCATCTCTGCTGCAACGGAGATCAACTGCCGGAAGAAACTCATTCAGGATCAGCGGGCGGAAAAATGCGATATCGGTTTCGGCCAGAAAATCATGCGTGGCCCGGACGGATTTCTCCCAGACCGCCACGATCTCCTCATAATCGGACTTATCCGGCGTGCTGATCTGCATGTATCTGTTCCAGTTGTTCGATATTGGCGCCGGTGATGGCATCGTAATGATTGATGCCGTAGCTTTGGTTGATGCGGATCATTGAGCCCCCGCTGTCCGGATTTTGTACGGATTTGTAAGGCATGTACGCGTGTAGTTCCGCACGTAACGACACACAACGACAAGCTGCCGTTGTTATAACCTTTTGAATTGTCGGAAAATAATGGTGCTGCCGGAGAGAATTGAACTCTCGACCTCTCCCTTACCAAGGGAGTGCTCTACCCCTGAGCTACGGCAGCGTGCCGGGTGGTGCAGGGCGGTTGCCTGACCGGATGGGCGCGGAACATACAAGCGGGTTGCGATAATGGCAAGCCGTGATCGCAACAAATTTGCGCAAGGCAGGCAATCTTTTGGCCCGACCGCAATTTCGCCACGAAATTACCCCCAAACAAGCAGCCTTCCGCCGTACCGCCTCCCTTGATTTTGCGCTATTTAACGGGCAATAGAACTGGCTGGCCAATCCTGTCCGCAAATTTTGATTTTTGAAGTGCTGTCATGACGTCTGATCGTAATGAGCGCCTTGCCAAGGCATTGCGCAATAATCTGCGGCGGCGCAAGAGCTGGCAGCGTCAGAACCGGAATGCGGATGCGGAAAAACCCGCCAGCCCGTCATCCGAACCCGCCGGTGAGGCCGATGCACAATCGGACACGCCGGAAAGTCCACGTCCCAAGGAAGAATAAGAGAGTTCAAGCCCATGTCCATTCTGCCCGACCACTGGATCCGCAAGGCGGCAACTGAACAAGGTATGATCGAGCCCTTCGTCGAGAAGCAGAATCGCGATGGCTGCATCTCCTATGGCCTGTCTTCCTATGGCTATGACGCGCGGCTGGCGCCCGAGTTCAAGATTTTTACCAATGTCGATAATGCACTGATCGATCCGAAGGATTTCTCCGAGACCGGGTTCGTGACCCGCAAGGGCGATTCCTGCATCATCCCGCCGAACAGCTTTGCTCTCGCATCGACCGTTGAGTATTTCCGTATCCCGCGCGATGTGCTGGTGATCTGCCTCGGCAAGAGCACCTATGCCCGCTGCGGTCTGATCGTCAATGTGACGCCGCTGGAGCCAGCCTGGGAAGGGCATGTGACGCTTGAGATTTCCAACACTACGCCACTGCCGGCCAAGGTTTATGCCAATGAGGGCATCTGCCAGTTCCTGTTCCTGCGCGGCGAGAGCGAACCGGAAGTCTCCTATGCCGACCGGGCAGGCAAATATATGGGCCAGCAGGGTGTCACCCTGCCACGCCTCTAATCACCAGCAGGCACGTCAGATGGACCAGATCAGAATTCGCGGCGGCAAGCCGCTCAAGGGCACGATTGAGATCAGCGGGGCGAAGAATGCTGCCCTGCCGCTGATGACGGCCTGCCTTCTGACCGACAAGACCCTGACCCTGAACAATGTGCCGAACCTTGCCGATATCCGTACCTCGCGGGCTTTGCTTGAGCATCTCGGCGTGCAGATCAAGGAACCGGCCAATGGTCAGCTTGAGCTTACCAGTAACGGCCCGGAAGTGCTCGAAGCGCCCTATGATCTCGTGCGCAAGATGCGGGCGAGCATTCTGGTGCTCGGTCCCATGGTCGCACGGCACGGTTCAGCACGGGTGTCGCTGCCCGGTGGTTGCGCCATCGGCAATCGTCCGGTTGATCTGCATCTGAGCGGGCTGGAGAAGCTCGGTGCCGATATCGAGCTGACTGGCGGCTATGTGGAAGCAAAAGCCCCTAAAGGATTGCACGGTAACGAAATTGTCTTCCCGAAAGTATCGGTTGGCGCGACTGAAAACCTGATGATGGCGGCCAGCCTTGCCAAGGGTGAAACCCGTCTGGTCAATGCCGCGCGGGAGCCGGAGATCACCGATCTGGCCGAGTGCCTGATGGCGATGGGCGTCACCATTGAGGGGGCGGGCACCGATATTATCTCGATCCAGGGTCGTGATAATCTGGGGCAGGGCATGCATCAGGTGATCGCCGACCGGGTTGAGACCGGTACCTATGCCATGGCCGCTGCTCTGACCGATGGTGATGTGGTGCTGAAAGGTGCCAATGACCGCCACCTTGGTTCCGTTATCGCGGCACTGGCCAAGGCCGGGATCAGTGTCGAGACGGTTGAGGATGGCCTGCGGGTCCGTCGTACCGGCGACAACATCATCGGTGTCGATGTGATGACCGAGCCGTTCCCTGGCTTCCCAACCGATCTGCAGGCCCAGATGATGGCGCTCATGACCAAGTGTGAGGGTGCAGCCATGCTGACCGAGACGATCTTTGAGAACCGCTTCATGCATGTGCCGGAACTGGCCCGCATGGGGGCCAATATCACCGTCCACGGCGCATCTGCCCTGATCCGCGGTGTGCCGAAGCTGATTGGCGCGCCGGTCATGGCAACCGATCTGCGGGCCTCGGTCTCGCTGGTCATGGCCGGGCTGGCGGCGGAAGGCGAGACCATCGTCAACCGCATCTATCACCTTGATCGCGGCTATGAGCGGCTTGAGGCCAAGCTGGCCGCCTGTGGTGCGGAAATCGACCGTCTGAAAGAGGCCGCATAGGCAGGACGCATCCGGGCACCCCGACAATGGGCGGTTGACGATGCGCCATATCCGCGTTTAATGGGCTGTATGGTAAGCGATATGACCCAGACCCGATCCGTACCGGCGACCATCCGCCTGAAGGCCGAGGATGATGAAGATCTCTGCATCATCTCCGCCATGGTGCAGGATGCCATTCTGCCTGTCCGCGACATCGGCTATGACAGCGAGGAACTGCGCTTTGCCATGGTGATCAACCGCTTCATGTGGGAGCGGTGCGATCCCGAGCAACTGGACGGGCCGGTTGATCCAGACAGCGAACAGCCCAACAGCTTTTTCCGCACCCTGAGCGCGATCCGGTTCGAGCAGGTCAGCCGGGTTGAACAGCACGGCATCGACCAGACCAAGGAATGCCATATGCTTGGCCTGCTCGCGATCGAGCAACTCGACGAGCATACGGTCCTCATCCATTTCGCCGGTGATGCCAGCATCCGCCTGACCATGGTCGAAGTGGACTGCCATTTCGAGGATCTGGGTGAAGCCTGGCCGACCTTGTGCCGTCCAGCCCATGATCTTGAGGGCAATCTCTCGGTCGATTGTGAGCAGGAGGCCGCCGAGGTGGCGAAACACGGCGAGCCGCTCCGCGCCGACTGATCCCGGATTACGGCCCGTTTCCTCTTTCACCCGATACTCTCATGGCTGCTGATCGTTGCCATGTCTTGCAAAACCCGCATTCTCGCGCCAAAACACCCTTACTGATGAATTTTATTGCGCATAGCTGAAGGCTGGCATTCCGATGACTGAACCGGACAAAACCGTTATCGCCGTACCAAAAGGCCGTATTCTCAAGGAATTACAGCCGGTACTGCATCGTGCCAGGATTGAACCGGAGGAGGCGTTTTTCGATCCCGATGCCCGCCAGCTGCAGTTCAAAACCAATCATGCGGATATCGAGCTGGTACGGGTGCGCAGCTTTGATGTGGCGACCTTTGTGGCCTTCGGTGCCGCGCAGATCGGGGTTGCCGGGCGTGATGTTCTGCTCGAATTCGACTATCCCGAACTGCTCTCGCCGCTGGATTTGCGGATCGGTGGCTGCCGCCTCTCGGTTGCCGCCCCGAAGGCGCTGATCGATGAAGAAGACCCGTCGAGCTGGAGCCATGTCCGGGTTGCCACCAAATATCCGAACGTCACCCGCAAGCACTTTGCTGCCAAGGGCATTCAGGCCGAGTGCATCAAGCTGAATGGTGCCATGGAACTGGCGCCCAAGCTTGGACTCTGTCGTCGCATCGTCGATCTGGTCTCCACCGGCGGCACACTGCGGGCCAACGGGTTGGTCGAATTGGATGTCATCACTGAGGTGACCTCACGCCTGATCGTCAATCGCACGGCGCTCAAAACCCGGCCGGAAGGGCTGAATGCACTGATCCAGCGCTTTGAGGAGGTGCGTGATGCCGCTTGATCTGAACAGTGCCGATGCCGATTTCGATGCCCGTCTGGCAGGGCTGCTTGGCGCGCGTCAGGGCAGTGACAGTAGTGCTGCCGAGGCTGCCCGCACCATCATTGCCGATGTGCGTGCCCGCGGTGATGCGGCGGTTATCGAACTGACCAACCGGTTTGATCGCCTGTCGATCGCCGATGCTGATGGCCTGTGGCTAGATGCCGGACGGATCAAGGCTGCCGCTGCCAAATGTCCCGAGCATGTACGCGATGCGCTGAAATTTGCCGCCGAACGTATCCGGGTTTTCCACGAATATCAGACACCGGCGGGACTGGAGCTGGAACAGCCGGGCGGCATGATGCTCGGCTATCGCTTTACGCCGATCAGTGCGGTTGGCCTCTATGTCCCCGGTGGTACGGCGGCGTATCCAAGCTCGCTCCTGATGAACACCATTCCGGCTCAGGTTGCGGGTGT encodes:
- a CDS encoding acetyltransferase codes for the protein MQISTPDKSDYEEIVAVWEKSVRATHDFLAETDIAFFRPLILNEFLPAVDLRCSRDAAGRMTGFIGVAEGNIEMLFLDPAHMGKGIGRQLLDYAIAEMGARTVDVNEQNPNALAFYKHCGFTVTGRSPVDGMGKPYPLIHMERT
- a CDS encoding dCTP deaminase — protein: MSILPDHWIRKAATEQGMIEPFVEKQNRDGCISYGLSSYGYDARLAPEFKIFTNVDNALIDPKDFSETGFVTRKGDSCIIPPNSFALASTVEYFRIPRDVLVICLGKSTYARCGLIVNVTPLEPAWEGHVTLEISNTTPLPAKVYANEGICQFLFLRGESEPEVSYADRAGKYMGQQGVTLPRL
- a CDS encoding UDP-N-acetylglucosamine 1-carboxyvinyltransferase, with translation MDQIRIRGGKPLKGTIEISGAKNAALPLMTACLLTDKTLTLNNVPNLADIRTSRALLEHLGVQIKEPANGQLELTSNGPEVLEAPYDLVRKMRASILVLGPMVARHGSARVSLPGGCAIGNRPVDLHLSGLEKLGADIELTGGYVEAKAPKGLHGNEIVFPKVSVGATENLMMAASLAKGETRLVNAAREPEITDLAECLMAMGVTIEGAGTDIISIQGRDNLGQGMHQVIADRVETGTYAMAAALTDGDVVLKGANDRHLGSVIAALAKAGISVETVEDGLRVRRTGDNIIGVDVMTEPFPGFPTDLQAQMMALMTKCEGAAMLTETIFENRFMHVPELARMGANITVHGASALIRGVPKLIGAPVMATDLRASVSLVMAGLAAEGETIVNRIYHLDRGYERLEAKLAACGAEIDRLKEAA
- a CDS encoding ATP phosphoribosyltransferase, with product MTEPDKTVIAVPKGRILKELQPVLHRARIEPEEAFFDPDARQLQFKTNHADIELVRVRSFDVATFVAFGAAQIGVAGRDVLLEFDYPELLSPLDLRIGGCRLSVAAPKALIDEEDPSSWSHVRVATKYPNVTRKHFAAKGIQAECIKLNGAMELAPKLGLCRRIVDLVSTGGTLRANGLVELDVITEVTSRLIVNRTALKTRPEGLNALIQRFEEVRDAA